The region AGCCCGCTTTAATTATAGCGGGCTTATAATTTTTATCAATTAATCCTCCACACGGGGCTTCCCTGGCTCACATCCGGGAGCATTAATTCCAGCTGCCATAGCAAGCTTGGTTAAATAATAGCACTCTTCCCGCGCCATATGGTCGGGTACCAGAGGTAATATGGTGCTTAATACTTTCTTCTCAAGTATAAGTTTTTCTATTTCGTTTAAGAACACCTTAAAATCCAGCATCTTCATTTCTGCATCTTCATTAAATTTTTCAAGGGAAGGGAACTTGCTTTTCCCCGTCCTTAAATATCCTTTCATTTCAACAGCTTTCAAATATAAGCCTTCAAGGTCCTTCGCATAATTCCGGCTTATTTTTATAAGTTCTCTTTCCGTGTCATCAAGATTGTTGCCTATCCATGATGCATGTCCTGAACCGTCTAAAAGCCATAAAAGATGATGATGTACAGCATGTGCTTTAGGCATCCTGTTATATATAAGTACATATAATATTCCCTGGTATTCCTCCAATTCATTGAGCATGTGATTAAAAAATGTAGGCGGAAGGCTTATTTTTATTTTCCCTGTAATATGACTTTCAAGGATCTGGAGTTTGAATTGTTTAAGTTCCATAGTATACTGACAGGCTTTCCGGGTTAATCTCAAAAGATCCTTTTCTAACAGATTGCCTCTTGCCTCGTCCAGCAGTCCGTCAAAAATTTCTATAAACATACCGGCCTTTTGCATTTCCTTTTTTTCATCTGGATATAATGAATTAAAGATGAACCTGCTGTGGTCGCCCAGTATCTGCAGCCAGAACCGGTGTTCAAATAATGCAGCTTTTTCATAGTCTGTCATATTTATAATATCTCCTTTTATAATAACACTCTATATTATAGATATGTTAATAAGTAAGCTATTAGTGCAAATTTTGACCGAACATGCTTCTTATTCCAGATAATTATTATTATAATGGTTTTAATTTATCATAAATATATGATAAATTAATATTATGTGCCTTGAATTGGAAAAATTTGAAAAGGAGGAATTATTATGGATCTAAGATGGAGTTTGAAGGAGCTATACTCCTCATTTGAAAGCAGGGAATTTAAAGGTGACTTTGAAAAATTAAATCAAGATATTGAAAATATAAAGCATTGGGTAGATAAAAATCTTAAAAATACAAAGCACCTT is a window of Oxobacter pfennigii DNA encoding:
- a CDS encoding DUF2935 domain-containing protein, coding for MTDYEKAALFEHRFWLQILGDHSRFIFNSLYPDEKKEMQKAGMFIEIFDGLLDEARGNLLEKDLLRLTRKACQYTMELKQFKLQILESHITGKIKISLPPTFFNHMLNELEEYQGILYVLIYNRMPKAHAVHHHLLWLLDGSGHASWIGNNLDDTERELIKISRNYAKDLEGLYLKAVEMKGYLRTGKSKFPSLEKFNEDAEMKMLDFKVFLNEIEKLILEKKVLSTILPLVPDHMAREECYYLTKLAMAAGINAPGCEPGKPRVED